In Malus sylvestris chromosome 15, drMalSylv7.2, whole genome shotgun sequence, a single genomic region encodes these proteins:
- the LOC126605442 gene encoding E3 ubiquitin-protein ligase RSL1-like: MENPLSSHSHIPNFDMEDDAVSFTPTSRTPSTIPINVDDDDDGDGDLRSITASLLKSAPKPTEASNFIDLSEETLDFYDGDDELRILRFKPSNTPFGKRRKKTFSDFSVTESGQSSNSKSVPDFVCEICVDHKSGIELFRIENCSHGYCTDCMVKYVASKLQENITSIRCPVPDCIGLLEPEYCRPILPPEVFDRWGTAMCEAVILGSEKFYCPYKDCSAMLIDDGSEVVRQSECPNCWRMFCAHCKVPWHEGIECEEFVKLNKEDIMLMNLAQKKQWRRCPNCRFYVEKSVGCMFMMCRCRTAFCYNCGDLMNNNHTHNCRRSNRN; this comes from the exons ATGGAGAACCCACTGTCGTCTCACTCCCACATCCCCAATTTCGACATGGAAGACGACGCTGTCAGCTTCACACCCACTTCGCGGACTCCCTCAACCATCCCCATCAACgtcgacgacgacgacgacggcgACGGAGACCTCCGATCGATCACGGCTTCTCTGCTCAAATCAGCTCCCAAGCCCACCGAAGCAAGTAACTTTATCGACCTCTCTGAAGAAACCCTAGACTTCTACGACGGCGACGACGAGCTCAGAATTCTTAGGTTTAAACCATCCAACACTCCCTTCGGAAAGCgaagaaaaaaaaccttttcTGATTTTTCCGTGACTGAATCTGGGCAATCTTCAAATTCTAAAAGTGTCCCAGATTTCGTTTGTGAAATCTGCGTCGATCACAAGTCGGGAATCGAGTTGTTTCGGATCGAAAACTGCAGCCATGGTTACTGTACTGATTGTATGGTTAAGTACGTGGCCTCAAAGCTTCAAGAGAACATTACCAGCATTAGGTGCCCTGTTCCTGATTGTATAGGGCTGCTGGAACCCGAGTATTGCCGGCCGATTCTGCCTCCGGAGGTGTTTGATCGCTGGGGAACTGCTATGTGTGAGGCTGTGATTCTTGGGTCAGAGAAATTTTACTGCCCATATAAGGATTGCTCTGCAATGTTGATTGATGATGGGTCAGAGGTTGTGAGGCAATCGGAGTGTCCTAATTGCTGGAGAATGTTCTGTGCTCATTGTAAGGTTCCTTGGCACGAGGGGATTGAATGCGAGGAGTTTGTAAAGTTGAATAAGGAGGATATCATGTTGATGAACCTTGCGCAGAAGAAACAATGGCGAAGATGCCCCAACTGTAGGTTCTATGTTGAAAAATCGGTGGGTTGCATGTTCATGATGTGCAG GTGCAGAACTGCTTTCTGCTACAACTGTGGAGACCTTATGAACAACAATCATACCCACAATTGTCGCAGGAGTAACAGGAATTGA
- the LOC126602471 gene encoding 1-phosphatidylinositol-3-phosphate 5-kinase FAB1A-like, with translation MGTPDNKLSELVDVFKSWIPRRSEPPNVSRDFWMPDQSCRVCYDCDSQFTIFNRRHHCRLCGRVFCAKCTANSIPAVSDEPRVGREDWERIRVCNYCFEQWEQGVAAPNNAATPAASPGLSPSQSVTSLASTKSSCTCHSSSSTIGSTPYSTGPYQRVPYSSGQSPSQSSSEIYSVPVQQDIVTSQTSISSDVAMAEPSPNLYGFCMNRSDDEDDDYGVYRLDSEPSHFSHGNDYYGAVTIEEFASVYGPQNVHLDGDNTSSLLPGSFDTQDVVGIQKIEEEQYEHDIGDECGTSAYDLQSTNTEPVDFENNGLLWLPPEPEDEEDEREAVLFDDDDYDGGGAGEWGYLGSSNGIGNGECRTREKSIEEHRKAMKNVVEGHFRALVSQLLQVENLPRGDEGNNESWLDIITSLSWEAAMLLKPDTSKGGGMDPGGYVKVKCIACGRRIDSTVVKGVVCKKNVAHRRMTSQKEKPRFLILGGALEYQRVSNLLSSFDTLLQQEMDHLKMAVAKIDSHHPNVLLVEKSVSRYAQDYLLAKDISLVLNIKRPLLERIARCTGAQIVPSIDHLTSPKLGFCDMFNVKKFLEVHGSAGQGGKKLTKTLMFFEGCPKPLGVTIMLHGANGDELKKVKHVVQYGVFAAYHLALETSFLADEGASLPELPLKSAITVALPDKPSSVDRSISTIPGFSVPPAGMPQGPNASSELQKSFQGLITDSNSSTSSGPILNLQGADSICSSKACSQAFLIEHASSSKESRSLFTSLSPPQEDITESYHKELPSICASENKIDVGSKDSCLDNSAQAGEALVNNGLISNSLATSEALGHGGGALAATLGETPELTSIKHHSDNQNEEVGSSKEEFLPSPSDHQSILVSLSTRCVWKGTVCERSHLCRIKYYGSFDKPLGRFLRDHLFDQNYLCRSCGMPSEAHVHSYTHRQGSLTISVKKLPEILLPGEREGKIWMWHRCLKCPRTNGFPPATRRVVMSDAAWGLSFGKFLELSFSNHAAANRVATCGHSLHRDCLRFYGFGRMVACFSYASIHVHSVYLPPQKLEFHNDNQEWIQKEAEEVGHRAELLFTELRNALNHILEKRPISGTADGGKKAPESSQIVALEEMLQKEREDFEESLRKTMHKEVKFGQPAIDILEINRLRRQLLFHSYIWDQHLIQAASLSKKSFQEGLSSSLPKLKEKPISSMEKLVNTNINSMPGKGLSSSDSSLRETKPDVSIYQGGDVGSFSQPGGEQNKNEMVQDPNHSNEAKNFTPSSDNSIDKSDPLESGTSVRRTLSEGNESPVVANLSDTLDAAWTGESHPTSTIPKENGYSLPDSTLVNSATVLRKVESNSDLQNCAVDQAGVQATAPTHSLSSKSLKVFDKNYSFNSQKIIIGEYNPVNVPMFRELERQSGARLLLPIGVNDTVIPVFDDEPTSVIAYALVSSDYHLQISESERPRDALDSSVSLPLFDSANLLSLSSFDESLSETYRNLGSSDEGMLSVSRSRSSQALDSLLSKDIHARVSFTDGGTLGKVKYTVTCYYATRFEALRRTCCPSEIDFVRSLSRCKKWGAQGGKSNVFFAKTLDDRFIIKQVTKTELESFIKFAPSYFKYLSESISTRSPTCLAKILGIYQVSSKHGKAGKESKMDVLVMENLLFRRNVTRLYDLKGSSRSRYNPDTSGSNKVLLDQNLIEAMPTSPIFVGSKAKRLLERAVWNDTAFLASIDVMDYSLLVGVDEEKDELVLGIIDFMRQYTWDKHLETWVKTSGILGGAKNTSPTVISPQQYKKRFRKAMTTYFLMVPDQWSPLTIVPSGSQSDVGEENAQDPT, from the exons ATGGGCACCCCCGACAACAAACTATCCGAGTTAGTTGACGTATTCAAGTCTTGGATTCCCAGGAGGTCCGAGCCGCCCAATGTGTCCAGGGACTTTTGGATGCCTGATCAGAGCTGTAGGGTATGTTATGACTGTGACTCTCAGTTCACAATATTTAACCGAAGGCATCATTGTCGACTTTGTGGCCGAGTTTTCTGTGCCAAGTGTACTGCAAACTCTATTCCTGCGGTGTCTGATGAGCCAAGGGTTGGAAGGGAAGATTGGGAGCGGATTAGGGTCTGTAATTATTGCTTCGAGCAATGGGAGCAAGGGGTAGCCGCACCCAATAATGCTGCCACCCCCGCAGCCAGCCCTGGTCTCAGTCCATCACAATCCGTGACAAGTTTGGCAAGCACCAAGTCCAGCTGCACCTgccacagcagcagcagcactaTTGGTTCTACCCCTTACTCGACTGGACCTTACCAGCGTGTGCCATATAGTTCTGGTCAGAGCCCTAGTCAATCATCATCCGAAATTTATTCAGTTCCGGTACAGCAAGACATTGTGACATCGCAGACGAGCATTAGTTCTGATGTAGCCATGGCTGAGCCGTCTCCAAATCTATATGGCTTTTGTATGAACAG GAGtgatgatgaggatgatgacTATGGAGTTTATCGTTTAGATTCAGAACCAAGTCATTTCTCTCATGGCAATGACTATTATGGTGCAGTCACTATTGAGGAATTTGCTAGCGTCTATGGACCCCAGAATGTGCATCTTGACGGAGATAACACGAGTTCCTTATTACCTGGGAGTTTTGATACACAGGATGTAGTGGGAATTCAGAAAATTGAGGAAGAACAATATGAACACGATATCGGTGATGAATGTGGAACTTCTGCATATGACCTGCAAAGCACGAATACCGAACCTGTGGATTTCGAGAACAATGGGCTACTTTGGCTCCCTCCGGAGCCtgaggatgaagaagatgagagagaagCTGTCTTATTTGATGACGACGAttatgatggtggtggtgcagGGGAGTGGGGATATCTGGGTTCTTCAAATGGCATTGGTAATGGGGAGTGTCGTACGAGGGAGAAATCAATTGAGGAGCACAGGAAAGCAATGAAGAATGTGGTGGAAGGTCATTTTAGGGCTTTGGTATCTCAGCTTTTGCAGGTTGAAAACCTACCACGGGGTGATGAAGGCAACAATGAGAGCTGGTTGGACATAATTACTTCGTTGTCTTGGGAAGCTGCCATGCTTCTCAAGCCAGATACGAGCAAGGGTGGAGGAATGGACCCTGGGGGATACGTGAAGGTTAAATGTATAGCTTGCGGGCGTCGAATTGATAG TACGGTGGTAAAAGGAGTTGTTTGTAAGAAAAATGTGGCTCATCGGCGAATGACatcacaaaaagaaaaaccacGCTTTTTAATCCTTGGAGGAGCTTTGGAATATCAGCGTGTTTCAAACCTCTTGTcaagttttgatactttgttgCAGCAG GAAATGGATCATCTGAAAATGGCAGTTGCAAAGATAGACTCACATCACCCTAATGTCCTTTTGGTGGAGAAGTCTGTATCTCGGTATGCTCAAGATTACCTTCTTGCAAAGGACATCTCACTTGTTCTGAATATTAAGAGGCCACTTTTAGAGCGAATAGCCCGCTGCACTGGGGCACAAATAGTCCCTTCAATAGATCATCTCACATCaccaaaactagggttttgtGACATGTTCAATGTGAAGAAGTTTCTTGAAGTGCATGGCAGTGCTGGGCAAGGTGGGAAGAAATTGACAAAGACTCTGATGTTCTTCGAAGGTTGCCCGAAGCCCTTGGGTGTTACC ATAATGCTCCACGGTGCCAATGGGGATGAGTTGAAGAAGGTGAAACATGTTGTCCAATATGGAGTTTTTGCTGCTTATCACTTGGCTCTGGAGACTTCATTTTTAGCTGATGAAGGTGCTTCACTACCAGAACTTCCTTTGAAGTCTGCGATTACTGTTGCATTACCCGATAAACCATCAAGTGTTGACAGGTCTATTTCCACCATACCTGGTTTTAGTGTCCCACCGGCTGGCATGCCTCAGGGTCCCAATGCTAGCAGTGAGCTACAGAAATCTTTTCAAGGGTTAATTACAGATAGCAATTCATCTACCAGTAGTGGCCCCATTTTGAACCTGCAAGGTGCCGATTCAATTTGCTCATCTAAAGCTTGTTCTCAAGCTTTTCTCATAGAACATGCTTCGAGCTCTAAAGAATCTAGATCTCTCTTTACTTCCTTGTCTCCTCCCCAAGAGGATATCACAGAATCCTACCATAAAGAGCTCCCCTCAATATGTGCCtctgaaaataaaattgatgtggGTTCTAAAGATTCTTGCCTGGACAATTCAGCTCAGGCTGGGGAAGCTTTGGTCAACAATGGCTTAATCTCTAATTCTCTTGCCACCTCAGAGGCATTAGGACATGGTGGCGGTGCTTTAGCTGCAACTCTTGGTGAGACTCCAGAATTGACGTCCATAAAACATCATAGTGATAATCAGAATGAGGAGGTAGGATCTTCAAAGGAAGAGTTTCTGCCCTCACCTTCTGACCACCAAAGCATTTTGGTTTCCCTGTCAACACGTTGTGTGTGGAAGGGAACTGTCTGTGAACGGTCCCATCTGTGTCGAATCAAATATTACGGAAGTTTTGATAAGCCTTTGGGGAGGTTCTTACGAGATCATCTATTTGATCag AATTACCTTTGTCGTTCATGTGGGATGCCATCAGAAGCGCATGTTCATAGTTATACTCATAGACAAGGGAGCCTTACAATATCCGTTAAGAAGCTCCCAGAGATTTTGCTACCGGGGGAAAGGGAAGGAAAAATTTGGATGTGGCACAGGTGCTTGAAATGTCCTCGAACCAATGGCTTCCCTCCTGCAACTCGAAGAGTAGTCATGTCAGATGCTGCTTGGGGTTTGTCATTTGGGAAGTTTTTGGAGTTAAGCTTTTCAAATCATGCAGCTGCAAACAGAGTTGCAACTTGTGGTCATTCCCTTCACAGAGATTGTCTTCGGTTTTATGG TTTCGGAAGAATGGTTGCTTGCTTCAGCTATGCCTCCATTCATGTTCATTCTGTTTATCTTCCACCACAAAAACTCGAATTTCACAATGATAATCAGGAATGGATACAAAAAGAAGCAGAGGAG GTGGGTCATCGGGCAGAGCTTCTCTTTACTGAATTGCGCAATGCTCTTAATCATATTCTGGAGAAGAGACCAATTTCAGGGACAGCGGATGGTGGTAAGAAAGCACCTGAATCAAGTCAAATTGTAGCACTTGAAGAGATGCTTCAAAAGGAAAGAGAAGACTTTGAG GAATCATTACGAAAAACGATGCATAAGGAGGTGAAGTTTGGCCAGCCTGCTATTGATATTCTCGAGATCAATAGATTAAGGAGGCAGTTGCTCTTTCACTCTTACATTTGGGATCAACACCTAATTCAGGCTGCCAGTTTAAGTAAAAAAAGTTTCCAGGAAGGTTTGAGCAGTTCCCTTCCAAAACTCAAGGAGAAACCTATCAGTTCTATGGAGAAGCTTGTCAACACAAATATAAATTCCATGCCAGGTAAAGGATTAAGTAGTAGTGATTCCTCTCTTCGGGAAACAAAGCCTGATGTAAGTATTTATCAAGGAGGAGATGTTGGCAGCTTTAGCCAGCCTGGAGGGGAGCAGAACAAAAATGAAATGGTTCAGGACCCGAATCATAGTAATGAGGCAAAAAATTTCACACCTTCCTCTGACAATTCCATTGATAAATCTGATCCATTGGAATCTGGAACAAGTGTACGAAGGACCCTCTCAGAAGGGAACGAGAGTCCAGTAGTGGCGAATTTATCTGATACCCTTGATGCCGCTTGGACTGGTGAAAGTCACCCAACAAGTACCATACCTAAAGAGAATGGCTACTCTCTACCTGATTCAACCTTGGTAAATTCTGCAACTGTGTTGAGAAAAGTTGAATCGAATTCAGATTTGCAAAATTGTGCTGTTGACCAAGCTGGGGTACAGGCAACTGCTCCAACTCATTCTCTTAGCTCTAAATCTCTCAAGGTGTTTGACAAAAATTATTCCTTTAATTCTCAAAAGATCATCATTGGTGAATACAATCCCGTCAATGTTCCAATGTTTCGGGAATTGGAAAGGCAAAGCGGTGCCAGACTGTTACTGCCCATTGGTGTTAATGACACTGTCATCCCTGTTTTTGACGATGAACCCACTAGTGTTATTGCATATGCACTTGTCTCGTCAGATTACCATTTGCAAATTTCCGAGTCTGAGAGACCAAGAGATGCTCTGGATAGTTCAGTCTCATTACCTCTTTTTGATTCCGCAAATCTTCTCTCACTTAGCTCTTTTGATGAGTCGCTTTCTGAGACCTACAGAAATCTTGGTTCTTCTGATGAGGGCATGTTATCTGTGTCACGGTCGCGGAGCTCTCAAGCTTTGGACTCACTTTTGTCAAAGGACATTCATGCTAGAGTTTCTTTTACAGATGGTGGCACCCTTGGGAAGGTGAAGTATACAGTGACATGTTACTACGCAACGCGGTTTGAGGCTTTGAGGAGGACGTGTTGCCCTTCTGAAATAGATTTCGTACGATCTCTTAGCCGTTGTAAGAAGTGGGGCGCCCAGGGTGGCAAGAGCAATGTTTTCTTTGCAAAAACCTTGGATGATCGGTTTATCATCAAACAAGTTACAAAGACAGAGCTGGAATCATTTATCAAGTTTGCACCGTCTTATTTCAAGTATTTGTCCGAGTCAATCAGTACTAGAAGCCCAACTTGCCTGGCAAAGATCCTGGGTATTTATCAG GTTTCGTCAAAGCATGGTAAAGCAGGGAAAGAGTCCAAGATGGATGTTTTAGTAATGGAGAATTTACTATTTAGACGGAATGTCACGCGGCTTTATGATCTGAAAGGATCTTCTCGATCACGTTATAATCCAGATACAAGTGGGAGCAATAAAGTTCTACTCGACCAGAACCTGATTGAAGCAATGCCAACTTCTCCAATTTTTGTGGGGAGCAAGGCAAAGCGGCTACTAGAGAGGGCTGTCTGGAATGATACTGCGTTCCTTGCT TCGATAGATGTCATGGACTACTCGTTACTGGTCGGCGTGGATGAGGAAAAGGATGAGCTAGTTCTGGGGATCATAGATTTTATGAGGCAATACACATGGGACAAGCACCTTGAAACTTGGGTGAAGACCTCAGGAATTCTCGGCGGAGCCAAGAACACGTCTCCAACCGTGATTTCTCCCCAGCAATACAAGAAACGATTCAGGAAAGCTATGACAACTTATTTCCTCATGGTACCCGATCAGTGGTCTCCCCTAACGATCGTTCCAAGCGGGTCGCAGTCTGACGTTGGTGAAGAAAATGCGCAAGATCCGACCTGA